The nucleotide window GTTGATCTGGCGCAGGGGCCGCACCTCGATGCCGGGCTGGCGCACGTCGATGAGGAAGTACGTGAGGCCGCGGTGTTTCGGCTGCTCCGGATCGGTGCGGGCGAGGATCATGGCCCAGTCGGCGATGTGGGCGAGCGTCGTCCACACCTTCTGGCCGTTGATGACCCACTCGTCTCCGTCGCGCACCGCCCGCGTCGCCAGCGACGCGAGGTCGGAGCCGGCGCCCGGCTCGCTGAAGAACTGGCACCAGATCTCTTCGCACGTGAACGCCTTGCGGAGGAAGCGCTGCTTCTGCTCCTCGGTCCCCCGGGCGACGATCGTCGGCCCCGCCATGCCGATGCCCATGAAGTTCACGTTCACGTTGCTCGGCGCGCCTGCTTCTTCGAGCCGGGCGTCGACGTCCTCCTGCAGCTTCGGGTCGAGCGCCAGCCCGCCGTAGCCGACCGGGAAGTGCACCCACGCCAACCCGAGGTCGTATTGCGCGCCCCAGAACTCCGCAGGTGGCGTCGTCGCCGGCGGGTGCTTGCGCAGCAGCTCGTCGATCAACTCGTCAATCATCAGGGGCTCCCTCGGCAGCCAGAATGTGAACCGTCATTAATGTAATCAGCCGATGTCGATCGTCGGGCCGGTGTAGTTGAAGCAGCCGCAACCGTCGTCGAAACGAACAAGTCGCGCCGCGCTCGCGCCGTCGTGGCGGCCGGGACCGAACGTGTCGGCGATCGAGTACACCGGCTGGAACGACGTGCCCATCGACTCGACCGCCGTCCGCAGGGCGGCGGCGTCGAAGCGGCCGGCGCGCTCAACGGCCGCCTTGAGGAAGAACAGGGCGTCGCAGAACCGCGCGATCGAGGTGTTCTGCGCCGCCTGGTAACACAGCTTCGTGGCGTCGTTGGGTGGCGGCAGCTGGGCTGGATACACGTCGCTCGGCGGCGACCAGCCCACGGCGAGCGCGCCGTGCAGCTGACCCGCCGGAGCCTGATCGGTCACGAAATACGGGATGTCGAGCGAGTTCATGGCGTAGCGCGGCTTGAATCCCTGGGCCTGCGACGCGCTCATGAACAAGAAAGGCACGGCGCCGCCGGTCGGTACGAACAGCACGTGATCGACCCGCTCGGCGCGCATGCGGAGGATGGCGCTGCCGATCTGCGCGCCGACGTCGGCCGCTTGCGCCGCCGAGTCGGGGTGGTTGAGGGCCACCTCGTCGACCACGTTGACGTGATGTGCGGCCAGCCGGGGCCGCAACACGTTGGCCACGAAGCGCGCGTGCTGGTCGAGGTCGTAACGCACGATGGCGACGCGCGCACCGGCGTCGAAGTAACCGCCGGACGCCAGGACGTCGACGTAGAAGCCCATGCGGTCGGCGTTCACCGAAAAGGGCATGTACAGGTAGGGCAGGTACTGCTTCCACTGCTGGCCGTCGACGACGTAGTGGTAGTCCCAGATCAGCGGAACGTGCTTCTTCGACAGACAGTCGGCGGTGACGATCGTCGGCAACACCGCGCCCGAGATCACCGCGAAGACGTGGTTGTCGTCGGCGAAGTCGGTGCACGTCGCCTGGCCCTCGGCGTCGAAAGAGCCGTCGAGCGGGTTGCTGAGGTGGAAGACGGGATCGATCTTGCGCCCGGCGATACCGCCGTGGTCGTTGATCCAGTTCACGAGGTTGCGCACGTAGGGCGTGGAGTCGGGTGGGGCGTTCTT belongs to Acidimicrobiales bacterium and includes:
- a CDS encoding ABC transporter substrate-binding protein, which produces MSDKGRTPLVVAAATLVLFASACSTGGGRRVDVNALLRNDATTSTSSSAASASATSALAGDTATGNTTAPTAAAGTASTVKGKSATSVAGRATSAPVRIGFHLSKDLGAAYTALGAKNAPPDSTPYVRNLVNWINDHGGIAGRKIDPVFHLSNPLDGSFDAEGQATCTDFADDNHVFAVISGAVLPTIVTADCLSKKHVPLIWDYHYVVDGQQWKQYLPYLYMPFSVNADRMGFYVDVLASGGYFDAGARVAIVRYDLDQHARFVANVLRPRLAAHHVNVVDEVALNHPDSAAQAADVGAQIGSAILRMRAERVDHVLFVPTGGAVPFLFMSASQAQGFKPRYAMNSLDIPYFVTDQAPAGQLHGALAVGWSPPSDVYPAQLPPPNDATKLCYQAAQNTSIARFCDALFFLKAAVERAGRFDAAALRTAVESMGTSFQPVYSIADTFGPGRHDGASAARLVRFDDGCGCFNYTGPTIDIG